DNA from Pontibacter deserti:
CAGATAATAGCCCATCTACGAAACTGGATGGGCTATTATAACTTTTAAAGTAGCTGCAGTAATTACACAACACACAAATGAAAATTCATAAAGAAGGGCGAAAGATTCTGTTTTTTACATTGCTAGGCTTAGTGGCAATAAACCTGTTGCTCTATAACTTCAACGCCGAAAACAATACCTTCAATAAGATTTTCTCTGGTGTTTCTGTAGTTCTTTTCCTGCTTATACTTCAGTTTTTCCGTAGCCCATACCGCACGCTGCTGCTGCACGACGACCTGCTTATTGCCCCTGCCGATGGTAAAGTAGTGGTAATTGAGGAAGTAGAAGAGCCGGAATACTTTAAAGATAAACGCAAGCAAATCTCTATCTTCATGTCGCCGATAAACGTGCACGTTACGCGTAACCCTATTTCCGGTGTCGTGAAGTATTTCAAATACCATCCGGGTAACTACTTCGTAGCCTGGCACCCAAAGTCAAGTACACAAAACGAGCGTACTACTGTAGTTGTAGAATCTACAGCCGGACCTGAGGTACTTTTCCGCCAGATTGCCGGAGCTATGGCTCGCCGTATAGTTTGGTATGTAAAAGAAGGAGATGAAGTAAGCCAGGGCGAGGAGTTTGGCTTTATTAAATTCGGCTCGCGCGTAGACGTGTTTGTACCACTGGATACGGAGATTAAAGTACAGCTTGGCCAGAAAACAAAAGGTGGCGAAACTGTAATTGCCCAGCTTAAAACACCACCGCCAACAATTTTTGGGTAAACTTTAGATACTAGATTCTAATAGTTAGATATTAGAAAAAGGCCGCTGCAAGTATAAACTGCAGCGGCCTTTTTGATTGTCTGAAACAGGAGTTGAGTTAGATAAAAGTCTAATGTCTTGAGTCTAACGTTTATACTTAATACCAGCTTTCTACCAGCTTCATCAGTTGCTCTAGGTACTTCTGGTCTACTTCATCAAAGTCGTTTAGTTTGTCGCTGTCTACATCCAGTACCAGTTTTACTTCACCGTCTTTAATGGCAGGCAAAACTATTTCTGATTTGGAATCGGAGCTGCAGGCAATATGCCCCGGGAAGGCCTCTACATCAGGTACAAGTATAGTTTGCTGTTGGGTATAGCAGGCACCGCAAACACCTTTGTGGTAAGGTATACGCGTGCAAGCTACCGGCCCCTGAAACGGACCAAGTACCAGCTGTCCTTCTTTGTTAAAGTATACACCCACCCAGAAAAAGCCGAGTCCCTGCTTCAAGGCAGCTACAAGATTGGAGATGTTGGCAATTAAATCTGTTTCGCCAGTTACCAAGGCTTCTATCTGTGGCAGCAGGCTTCTATATTTTTCTTCTTTTGTAAGGTTCTGGTCTACTATAAGCGATTCGGCCATAGGTGTTTAATTTTGAATATTTGATTTTTAAATGACTAAATAAAATAGCAATTGTTGATTGCTTATTGATAATTATTTACTGTTTTCGTAGTGCAACAACACATCTGTTCCTAATGTTTGCTGCTCTATTAAACTTCCGTGAGTCATAGCAGGGGCTTTGATACCATCAACTATAGTTTTGGCAGTGTTCTTAAGTATAAAAGCTTCATCCCACAGGTTTTCTTTTAGCAAGCTTTCCAGTAGGTAAGTACCACCTTCCACTAGCACAGAAATGACGTTGCGTTTGTAAAGATCGTGCATAATCTGTGGCAAAAGTGGTTCATTATCCTGTAGCTGCACAAAGCATAGGTTCTCCTGCTCTTCCTGTTTTTTGTAAGTATAAACTATGGTTGGCTGGCTTTTATCGAACAGGTTTATACTTTCGGGTAGTTGCAGCTGGCGGTCTATTACAATGCGTAATGGGTTATTGCCGCTCCAGTGGCGGGTGTTCAGGTGTGGGTTGTCGTGCAGGGCGGTGCGGGTGCCAACGATAATAGCCTGCTCTTCGGCACGCAGCTTATGCACGAACCGTTTAGCCAACGCACCACTTATTTGTACTTGTTCGCATCCTGTACCGGCCACAAAGCCATCAGCAGTCTCGGCCCATTTAAGTATAATATAAGGCCGCTTTAAAGTATGGCTGGTAAAGAAGCGCTTGTTCAGTTTCAGGCCCTCCTGTTCCAGCAAACAGGTTTCAACTTTTATGCCTGCATCAAGTAGTTTTTGTACGCCTCGGCCAGCCACCAGCGGGTTAGGGTCCAGGTTACAGACTACTACATCACGCACACCGCTCTCAATTAACAGATCGGCGCAGGGTGGTGTTTTACCGAAGTGGGAGCAGGGCTCCAAGGTTACATAAACACGACTTTCTGGGAGTAAACTTTTATCCTGTACACTGGCAATGGCGTTTACTTCGGCATGTGGTCCACCATATTGTTGGTGCCAGCCTTCGCCAATTATTTGCCCGTTATATACTATCACGCAGCCTACCATCGGGTTAGGCGAAGTATAGCCATTACCCAACCGGGCTAATTCTAGCGCGCGCCGCATGTATAGTTGATCTTTCAAGTTAGAAAGTTAAAAAGTTAGAAGTTCAGAAAGTTTAAGGAGAAGTAAGAGAAGTCAGGGAACACGATCATCATGTTAAAGAGTTCTGTTTGGCCTTAGCCGCACTCCTGCACCACCACTTTTTTAACCTTTTAACTTTCTAACTCCAAAAGAATTACCTTTGCAAAGATACCGAAATCAATAGAAAGTATAACCGTGGCCACCGTTCAGCAGACTGCACAACAGCTAAAAGCACAATTAATAACGATATATCCTGAGCAGGAAGCAGGTGCTATAGCGCAGGAAGTGCTGGAGTATGTGTTGGCGCAAAACCGTGTGCAGCTGAGCCTGAACCAACAACAGGAAATTACTTCTGATCAGCAACAGGAGTTAAAAACTATAGTTAACCGCCTGCTGACACACGAGCCCTTGCAATATGTGCTGGGCGTAGCACACTTTTATGGCCTGGAGCTACAAGTAAATCAAAACGTGCTCATACCGCGCCCGGAAACCGAAGAACTGGTAGACCTGGTAATAAGAGAGAACCGAGGGAAGAAACATCTTAGGGTGCTGGATATTTGTACCGGAAGTGGTTGTATACCTGTAGCATTGGCAGCTAACCTGCAAACAGAAGTGGTTTATGGGCTGGAAGTATCTGAAGAGGCTCTGAACGTTGCAAAAGCCAACGCGGCAAAATATAATCTGCCTGTAAACTGGCTGCACCAGGATATTTTTGAAGATGTACAAAGTATAGGTTTGCACTCTCTGGACGTTATTACCAGCAATCCGCCTTATGTGCTGGAGGAGGAACAGCAACTGATGCGCGCGAACGTGCTGGAATACGAACCTCACTTAGCTTTATTTGTGCCTGATACCGA
Protein-coding regions in this window:
- a CDS encoding phosphatidylserine decarboxylase family protein, whose amino-acid sequence is MKIHKEGRKILFFTLLGLVAINLLLYNFNAENNTFNKIFSGVSVVLFLLILQFFRSPYRTLLLHDDLLIAPADGKVVVIEEVEEPEYFKDKRKQISIFMSPINVHVTRNPISGVVKYFKYHPGNYFVAWHPKSSTQNERTTVVVESTAGPEVLFRQIAGAMARRIVWYVKEGDEVSQGEEFGFIKFGSRVDVFVPLDTEIKVQLGQKTKGGETVIAQLKTPPPTIFG
- a CDS encoding GAF domain-containing protein, coding for MAESLIVDQNLTKEEKYRSLLPQIEALVTGETDLIANISNLVAALKQGLGFFWVGVYFNKEGQLVLGPFQGPVACTRIPYHKGVCGACYTQQQTILVPDVEAFPGHIACSSDSKSEIVLPAIKDGEVKLVLDVDSDKLNDFDEVDQKYLEQLMKLVESWY
- the ribD gene encoding bifunctional diaminohydroxyphosphoribosylaminopyrimidine deaminase/5-amino-6-(5-phosphoribosylamino)uracil reductase RibD, with protein sequence MKDQLYMRRALELARLGNGYTSPNPMVGCVIVYNGQIIGEGWHQQYGGPHAEVNAIASVQDKSLLPESRVYVTLEPCSHFGKTPPCADLLIESGVRDVVVCNLDPNPLVAGRGVQKLLDAGIKVETCLLEQEGLKLNKRFFTSHTLKRPYIILKWAETADGFVAGTGCEQVQISGALAKRFVHKLRAEEQAIIVGTRTALHDNPHLNTRHWSGNNPLRIVIDRQLQLPESINLFDKSQPTIVYTYKKQEEQENLCFVQLQDNEPLLPQIMHDLYKRNVISVLVEGGTYLLESLLKENLWDEAFILKNTAKTIVDGIKAPAMTHGSLIEQQTLGTDVLLHYENSK
- the prmC gene encoding peptide chain release factor N(5)-glutamine methyltransferase, producing MATVQQTAQQLKAQLITIYPEQEAGAIAQEVLEYVLAQNRVQLSLNQQQEITSDQQQELKTIVNRLLTHEPLQYVLGVAHFYGLELQVNQNVLIPRPETEELVDLVIRENRGKKHLRVLDICTGSGCIPVALAANLQTEVVYGLEVSEEALNVAKANAAKYNLPVNWLHQDIFEDVQSIGLHSLDVITSNPPYVLEEEQQLMRANVLEYEPHLALFVPDTDPLKFYKRIAIVGADLLKTGGSLYFEINERYGQETCDVLLQAGYQSAAVIKDLFGKDRIVRAVR